A single genomic interval of Paenibacillus macerans harbors:
- a CDS encoding transposase — MEVNTGTELQLFSSRFNSEQDCMEALIAMKWPNGFVCPRCAHTRCSRLTSRHIPLFECGKCKHQTSPLVGTIFEGTHLPLVKWFQALELFLLEGGISALRLSKVIRVAYKTAWSMLHKIRHAVGEFDARELLSGDVKVNSDQYGRNPSRCQLSHPYASAVVAGCTATESGEPEHVKIRLVPHKRGGEKRANRHELDAFINGHVDVHTSAVQLFPQAFRLYAPLRKVVREAWESLKSTYGALGLKHLQAYLNEYTGRRRLRLSGAEETMRQKLLRMCVAIPAIPYRRLIARQPNQPLAAAA, encoded by the coding sequence ATGGAAGTCAATACGGGAACGGAACTTCAGCTATTCAGCAGCCGTTTTAACAGCGAGCAGGACTGCATGGAAGCGCTAATCGCGATGAAGTGGCCAAACGGCTTCGTCTGCCCGCGCTGCGCTCACACCCGGTGCAGCCGTCTGACTTCCCGGCATATCCCCTTGTTCGAGTGCGGAAAGTGCAAGCATCAAACATCGCCTTTGGTCGGTACGATTTTTGAAGGAACGCATCTCCCCCTGGTGAAGTGGTTTCAGGCCCTGGAGTTGTTCCTGCTTGAGGGCGGCATCTCGGCGCTGCGGCTGAGCAAGGTGATCCGGGTCGCCTACAAAACAGCCTGGTCGATGCTGCACAAAATACGCCATGCCGTGGGGGAGTTCGATGCCCGGGAACTGCTCTCCGGAGACGTGAAGGTGAACAGCGATCAGTATGGGCGTAATCCGTCCCGGTGTCAGCTTTCGCATCCGTATGCCTCGGCGGTCGTAGCCGGCTGCACGGCAACGGAGTCGGGCGAGCCGGAGCACGTCAAAATCCGCCTGGTGCCGCATAAGCGGGGAGGCGAAAAGAGGGCAAACCGTCACGAACTCGATGCGTTCATCAATGGGCATGTGGATGTCCATACATCGGCGGTACAGTTGTTTCCTCAGGCCTTTCGGCTGTATGCGCCCTTGCGGAAAGTGGTGAGAGAGGCGTGGGAATCGCTGAAGAGTACGTATGGAGCCTTGGGACTGAAGCATCTGCAGGCGTACCTGAACGAATACACCGGACGCCGCCGGCTGCGCCTGTCCGGAGCGGAAGAAACGATGCGGCAGAAGTTACTGCGCATGTGTGTGGCGATTCCGGCGATCCCTTACCGCCGGCTGATCGCGCGCCAACCGAACCAGCCCCTTGCAGCCGCAGCCTGA
- a CDS encoding nucleoside-diphosphate sugar epimerase gives MEQKITEIIAHMSHSHQQMARVIDAERQVAVRMAQIVHAIPDAEPAFEGTSGILENAGRINKSVISYLNAIADLEEAMAENLGVVIKEMKSQDEE, from the coding sequence GTGGAGCAGAAAATTACGGAGATCATCGCCCATATGTCCCACTCCCACCAGCAAATGGCGCGGGTGATTGACGCTGAACGGCAGGTTGCCGTGCGGATGGCTCAGATCGTGCACGCCATTCCAGATGCCGAACCCGCGTTTGAGGGAACGTCCGGGATTCTTGAAAATGCGGGACGGATCAACAAAAGCGTGATCTCTTATTTAAATGCCATCGCCGATTTGGAAGAGGCTATGGCTGAGAATTTGGGTGTTGTGATTAAGGAAATGAAAAGCCAAGATGAAGAGTGA
- a CDS encoding glycosyltransferase → MNARKQVKRRRSRTWPLPGRTRKRRRPKQAQPGRAAGRPSSGYRFGRRPGVRRDGPGHAQTGGAAPMAGENHRLELAAAEAGTRAAILDGAQGPANPERMQQGFQSWYLDHAPAGLSYREILPIALAFRKGYADASGLADPWIPLPIKEGAAAIVTASNEERTLPAVLAELRKLPLKEIIVVLNGCSDGSFAAVERDPRVTKLNFPERLGHDIGRAIGAAAASEPILLFTDGDMVLPAEDLAAFLIAVDQGMDLALNNLSPYLPPFPQQDEVTRCKTFLNHALGRPDLQANSLTAVPHAISRRTLQTVGAGALIVPPKAQALALARGLTVGAPHSVDVVRKNRIRRGNTGAGNDVAQMIIGDHIEALGAVMQTEGVRLRHTTLPRNELAKARNAL, encoded by the coding sequence ATGAATGCGAGAAAACAGGTAAAGCGCCGCCGCAGCCGCACATGGCCCCTGCCGGGACGGACGCGCAAAAGACGCCGCCCTAAACAGGCGCAGCCGGGCCGCGCAGCCGGACGGCCTTCAAGCGGCTATCGCTTTGGCCGCCGCCCTGGCGTTCGGCGGGACGGCCCAGGCCACGCCCAAACCGGCGGGGCGGCCCCTATGGCCGGCGAGAACCACCGGCTGGAGCTGGCGGCAGCGGAAGCGGGGACCCGTGCCGCCATATTGGACGGGGCCCAGGGCCCCGCGAATCCGGAGCGGATGCAGCAGGGCTTTCAAAGCTGGTATCTTGATCATGCCCCGGCAGGTTTGTCCTATCGTGAAATACTGCCGATCGCCCTCGCTTTCCGCAAGGGTTACGCAGACGCATCCGGGCTCGCGGACCCGTGGATTCCACTGCCGATAAAGGAGGGCGCAGCCGCGATCGTCACCGCAAGCAACGAAGAACGAACGCTGCCCGCCGTGTTAGCGGAGCTGCGCAAGCTGCCGCTTAAGGAAATCATCGTCGTGCTTAACGGCTGCAGCGATGGCAGCTTTGCCGCGGTGGAACGGGATCCCCGGGTGACGAAGCTGAATTTTCCGGAGCGGCTGGGTCATGATATTGGACGGGCGATAGGCGCTGCGGCAGCCTCGGAGCCTATTTTGCTGTTTACCGACGGAGATATGGTTTTGCCTGCGGAGGATTTGGCGGCTTTTCTGATCGCCGTCGACCAGGGAATGGACCTCGCGCTGAACAATCTGTCGCCGTATTTGCCTCCGTTTCCGCAGCAGGATGAGGTGACGCGCTGCAAAACGTTCCTGAACCACGCCTTGGGGCGGCCCGATTTGCAAGCCAACTCGCTAACGGCGGTACCGCATGCGATTTCTCGCCGGACGCTGCAGACGGTGGGAGCCGGGGCGTTGATCGTCCCTCCGAAGGCCCAGGCGCTGGCGCTCGCCCGCGGCCTCACGGTCGGCGCTCCGCATTCCGTCGACGTCGTGCGGAAAAACCGGATTCGCAGGGGCAATACCGGGGCCGGAAACGACGTTGCCCAAATGATCATCGGCGACCATATCGAAGCGCTGGGCGCGGTGATGCAGACGGAAGGCGTACGCCTGCGCCATACTACGCTGCCCAGGAACGAGCTGGCGAAAGCGAGGAATGCGCTGTGA
- a CDS encoding glycosyltransferase family 2 protein: MALGRNRKPGKCQGLSGPDVNRKEDSRRAYEHGYAAGYAHGIVEGKRSFGAGFEGTSIIIPTYNRKDLLAECLDRIEAHTAPPYEVIVVDNGSDDGTVDEVRRRRNRVRLAVHPQNLGFARAVNTGLMMAKGQTIVLLNNDVLVTERWLDQLLGCLKLTGAAAVGPVTNYIGGDQQIDVPYEDVAEVPAFAAAYNAPDPRKWREVNRLVGFCLLFPRSTLEQAGYFDEGYVIGNYEDDDWGARLLLQGKRMVMAGDTFVHHYGSSTMKALGAQGFEQVNARNHDYFAEKWGDLHGLLLRKPESRTGHGQRAVDFYPTHTYVKGWSDTVYWLEHGVRHPVSAALPGVTGGGPPPVRLSVVDLLQIPVGAPQTPAEPRAEETAGLPEGAVARSTDGRLYQIDRGQRREIMSEYACRVWNLRFFPEMVPSHILQQYPAGLPITPPPRIISEDL; this comes from the coding sequence TTGGCGCTCGGAAGAAACCGCAAACCGGGTAAATGCCAGGGGCTAAGCGGCCCCGATGTTAACCGCAAGGAAGACTCCCGGCGCGCTTATGAACACGGGTATGCCGCCGGTTACGCGCACGGGATTGTGGAAGGAAAACGTTCGTTCGGCGCGGGCTTTGAAGGAACGAGCATCATCATACCGACTTACAACCGCAAAGACTTGCTGGCCGAATGCCTGGACCGGATCGAGGCCCATACCGCTCCGCCCTATGAAGTGATCGTCGTGGACAACGGATCGGACGACGGCACGGTAGATGAAGTGCGCCGGCGCCGAAACCGGGTCCGTTTGGCCGTTCATCCGCAAAACCTCGGTTTTGCGCGAGCGGTGAATACGGGGCTGATGATGGCCAAAGGACAAACGATCGTGCTGCTCAACAACGATGTGCTCGTAACTGAGCGCTGGCTGGATCAGCTGCTGGGCTGTCTGAAGCTGACCGGGGCGGCGGCCGTCGGGCCGGTTACGAATTACATCGGCGGTGACCAGCAGATCGACGTGCCCTATGAGGACGTCGCCGAAGTGCCGGCTTTCGCCGCTGCCTATAACGCCCCCGATCCCCGGAAATGGCGGGAGGTAAACCGCCTGGTCGGCTTTTGCCTGCTGTTTCCGCGCAGTACGCTGGAGCAAGCCGGTTATTTTGATGAGGGATATGTTATCGGCAATTATGAGGATGACGATTGGGGGGCCAGACTGCTTTTGCAGGGCAAAAGGATGGTGATGGCCGGCGATACGTTTGTTCACCATTACGGAAGTTCCACGATGAAAGCGCTTGGAGCGCAAGGCTTTGAGCAAGTGAATGCCCGTAATCACGACTATTTTGCCGAAAAGTGGGGGGATCTGCACGGACTTCTCCTTCGCAAACCCGAGTCCCGGACGGGGCACGGGCAGAGGGCGGTTGATTTTTATCCTACGCATACGTACGTAAAAGGGTGGTCCGATACGGTGTATTGGCTGGAGCACGGGGTAAGGCATCCGGTTTCCGCAGCCCTGCCGGGAGTGACGGGGGGCGGCCCGCCCCCGGTCCGTCTGTCGGTTGTCGATCTGCTGCAAATTCCGGTTGGCGCGCCGCAAACCCCGGCGGAACCGCGGGCTGAAGAAACCGCCGGCCTGCCTGAAGGGGCGGTGGCCCGCAGCACCGATGGACGCTTATATCAGATCGACCGCGGCCAGCGGCGGGAAATCATGTCGGAATACGCCTGCCGTGTATGGAATCTGCGCTTTTTTCCGGAAATGGTTCCGTCCCATATTCTGCAGCAATATCCGGCCGGCCTCCCCATTACGCCCCCGCCCCGCATCATCAGCGAAGATTTGTAA
- a CDS encoding glycosyltransferase family 2 protein yields MVNKRKIQGRLNRKKIQSKPAMPRLVNHQDPIVSIIIPAMNERATLRDVLREAGRLHPRSETIVVANGSTDGTAELAKKSGARVIRSAKPLGHDVGRRVGAEAARGSVLLFIDADMVIPVKELRPFAEAVLSGVDVALNGYSGPVASKKTHPVVLAKHVLNGMLSRTDLKGASLTAVPHALSRRGAELIGLQTLEIPPLAQAKAVLLGLNVQAVHTVPVGRLNPVRARRRAGGRREDPLTSLVVGDHLAAVHWLTLQKGPRGGYGDLGRMRGRVRWME; encoded by the coding sequence ATGGTCAATAAACGCAAAATTCAAGGCCGCCTGAACCGTAAAAAGATTCAGAGCAAGCCGGCGATGCCGCGTTTGGTCAATCATCAGGACCCGATTGTTTCGATCATCATCCCGGCGATGAACGAAAGAGCCACGCTGCGGGACGTTCTGCGCGAAGCCGGACGATTGCATCCCCGCAGCGAAACGATCGTCGTCGCAAACGGCTCGACGGACGGAACGGCGGAGCTGGCCAAAAAAAGCGGAGCCCGCGTGATCCGATCGGCAAAGCCGCTTGGGCACGATGTCGGCAGACGCGTCGGTGCGGAGGCGGCCCGCGGGTCGGTGCTCCTGTTCATCGACGCCGACATGGTCATCCCGGTAAAGGAGCTGCGCCCTTTTGCGGAGGCGGTGTTATCCGGGGTGGACGTGGCGCTGAACGGATATTCCGGTCCGGTTGCCAGCAAAAAGACCCACCCGGTCGTGCTGGCGAAGCATGTACTGAACGGCATGCTGTCGCGAACCGATCTGAAAGGAGCATCATTAACCGCCGTTCCGCATGCTTTAAGCAGGCGGGGGGCGGAACTCATTGGACTTCAAACGCTGGAGATCCCTCCGCTGGCCCAGGCCAAGGCGGTGCTTCTCGGCTTAAACGTGCAGGCCGTCCACACCGTGCCCGTGGGCAGATTAAATCCGGTCAGGGCCCGGCGGCGAGCTGGAGGAAGACGTGAGGATCCGCTGACCTCTCTGGTTGTCGGCGATCATTTGGCGGCCGTGCATTGGCTGACCCTCCAAAAAGGGCCGCGCGGCGGTTACGGCGATCTCGGCCGTATGCGCGGCAGGGTGAGGTGGATGGAATGA
- a CDS encoding glycosyltransferase family 2 protein, with protein MSGGGLTNIIIPTYNGLHLLRPCVEAIRRHTEVPYEIIVVDNGSDDETAQFCLREKLILAALPRNEGFPAAVNRGLLIASGEQLLVMNNDVIVAPGWLSNMLAALGSADDVGLVGPVTNYASGRQQVAVPWKDRDDFLRAAERFNRSDPGKWQDVRRLVGMCLLFKREVLDRVGLLDERFSPGHYEDDDYCYRARRQGYRLLICGDTLVYHAGSASFRACHPGGWNGIIEQNRKKFIDKWGVDPWQFI; from the coding sequence GTGAGCGGAGGCGGATTAACCAACATTATCATACCGACCTACAACGGGCTGCATTTGCTTCGGCCCTGCGTGGAAGCGATTCGTAGGCATACGGAGGTACCGTATGAAATTATCGTTGTGGATAACGGTTCAGATGACGAAACCGCGCAATTCTGCCTACGGGAAAAGCTTATTTTGGCGGCATTGCCGCGAAACGAAGGTTTTCCGGCTGCCGTGAATCGGGGACTATTGATCGCATCCGGCGAGCAGCTTCTCGTAATGAACAACGACGTCATTGTGGCCCCGGGATGGCTGTCCAATATGCTGGCCGCCCTCGGCAGCGCGGACGATGTCGGCCTGGTCGGCCCGGTGACGAATTACGCCAGCGGCCGGCAGCAGGTCGCCGTCCCTTGGAAGGATCGGGACGATTTCCTCCGGGCCGCCGAGCGGTTCAACCGGTCCGATCCCGGCAAATGGCAGGACGTCCGGCGCCTGGTGGGCATGTGCCTGCTGTTCAAGCGGGAAGTGCTGGACCGGGTAGGGCTGTTGGATGAGCGGTTTTCGCCGGGCCATTATGAAGACGACGACTACTGTTACCGGGCGCGGCGGCAGGGTTACCGGCTGCTGATCTGCGGGGATACGCTGGTCTACCATGCCGGCAGCGCAAGCTTCAGAGCCTGTCATCCGGGAGGATGGAACGGGATCATCGAGCAAAACCGCAAAAAGTTCATCGATAAATGGGGAGTGGATCCCTGGCAGTTTATCTAG
- a CDS encoding CgeB family protein: protein MKSLMNEMANAPGEAYQAGYNEGYRFGGCRAVLDRIPAVSREKRGWRVLYVPQGFEAIDGGVAAALQEAVHESRVASPETMLQEAEQFRPDLVLVMNALHVFPADHAEQISRIREMGMRTAVWFVDDPYFTDDTRNLSLFYDVVFTHEMECVSLYRDAGCREVHYLPLAANPQVFRPVRTGPEHRFDVCFIGNAFWNRVELFDHLTEFLQDKKVLIAGGYWERLTNYDRLARFIRPGWIPPEETVPYYNGSKIVINIHRPTLTGQDNRNGLNITGGSINPRTYEIAACGAFQITDVRSDLTSYYHPGDDIETFRDAAELRDKIAYYLEREQERQQIAWRALWTTRRDHTFGDRIGRLLEAVFADGSR, encoded by the coding sequence ATGAAGAGTTTGATGAACGAGATGGCAAATGCTCCCGGCGAAGCTTATCAGGCCGGATATAATGAGGGATACCGTTTTGGAGGATGCCGGGCCGTTCTGGACCGCATTCCGGCGGTTTCCCGGGAAAAACGCGGCTGGCGCGTACTTTATGTGCCTCAAGGATTTGAGGCGATCGACGGCGGAGTGGCGGCTGCCCTGCAGGAAGCGGTGCACGAGAGCAGGGTCGCATCTCCGGAAACGATGCTGCAGGAGGCGGAGCAGTTCCGACCCGATCTGGTGCTGGTGATGAACGCGCTGCATGTGTTCCCCGCCGATCATGCCGAGCAGATTTCCCGGATCCGCGAGATGGGTATGCGCACGGCCGTCTGGTTCGTCGATGATCCTTATTTTACGGATGATACCCGCAATTTGTCGCTATTTTACGACGTTGTATTCACTCATGAGATGGAATGCGTGTCCCTTTATCGGGACGCCGGCTGCCGGGAGGTTCATTATTTGCCCCTGGCGGCGAATCCGCAGGTGTTCAGACCGGTGCGGACGGGTCCGGAGCATCGGTTTGACGTTTGTTTTATCGGCAACGCCTTTTGGAACCGCGTGGAGCTGTTTGATCATTTAACGGAGTTTTTGCAGGACAAAAAAGTGCTGATCGCCGGAGGGTATTGGGAGCGGCTGACGAATTACGACCGGCTGGCCCGGTTCATTCGTCCCGGCTGGATCCCCCCCGAGGAGACGGTCCCTTACTACAACGGCTCCAAAATCGTCATAAATATTCACCGCCCCACCTTGACGGGGCAGGACAATCGGAACGGCCTGAATATCACGGGAGGGTCCATCAATCCGAGGACGTATGAGATCGCCGCCTGCGGTGCGTTCCAAATCACGGATGTCCGATCCGACTTGACCTCCTATTATCATCCCGGTGACGACATCGAGACGTTTCGCGATGCCGCCGAGCTTAGGGATAAAATCGCGTATTATCTTGAGCGTGAACAGGAGCGTCAGCAGATCGCCTGGCGTGCTCTCTGGACGACGCGGCGCGACCATACATTCGGCGACCGGATCGGACGTCTTCTCGAAGCCGTCTTCGCCGACGGCAGCCGTTAA
- a CDS encoding CgeB family protein, with the protein MLTVQSPESVIFAPVSNPADPAQLGRSSGLQDGYHEGYLRGRASVIMQRERPPFAVRNAKVVYVASGKGFPYAPIDEAITATLRTLVTEVIVFEPGQLLPDLANALRPDLVLVLDGMEMPTEQIDAVRAMGIATAVWFTDDPYYTDMTVELSSHYDFVFTLERNCIDLYRSAGCSRVHYLPFAAHTEHYRPTLTPSPIRRNLSFIGSAYWNRVTYLQPVIGDLMNYGLVINGIWWDRLPEYAQYADRIELDKWMGPVETAEAYSGTKIVLNLHRSPFEESVNNNTAGVQAVSPNPRTFEISACGTLQLVDARDDLALFYEPGKEIETFSSPQEMLDKIHFYLNHEKERREIALNALERTYRDHTYANRLDEMLRHIFG; encoded by the coding sequence ATGTTGACAGTACAATCGCCAGAGTCCGTGATCTTTGCCCCTGTAAGCAACCCTGCCGATCCGGCGCAGCTCGGGAGAAGCTCCGGGCTGCAGGACGGATACCACGAAGGATATTTGCGCGGCCGGGCCAGCGTTATCATGCAGCGGGAACGGCCTCCTTTTGCGGTGCGCAACGCCAAGGTGGTATATGTCGCTTCCGGGAAAGGGTTCCCCTATGCTCCGATCGACGAAGCGATTACGGCGACGCTTCGGACATTGGTTACCGAGGTGATCGTTTTCGAGCCGGGGCAGCTTCTCCCGGATCTCGCAAACGCATTGCGACCGGATCTCGTACTCGTGCTCGACGGCATGGAAATGCCGACCGAACAAATCGACGCGGTGCGGGCCATGGGCATTGCCACGGCCGTCTGGTTCACGGACGATCCTTATTATACGGATATGACCGTCGAACTTTCCTCTCATTATGATTTCGTGTTTACACTCGAGCGCAACTGCATCGATTTATACCGCTCGGCCGGCTGCAGCCGCGTGCATTATTTGCCTTTTGCAGCGCATACGGAGCATTACCGTCCAACGCTGACGCCGTCGCCGATCCGCCGGAACCTCAGCTTTATCGGCTCGGCCTACTGGAACAGGGTGACTTACCTGCAGCCGGTGATCGGCGATTTGATGAATTATGGCTTGGTTATAAACGGCATCTGGTGGGATCGCCTGCCGGAATATGCGCAGTATGCCGACCGGATCGAACTCGACAAATGGATGGGGCCGGTGGAAACGGCCGAAGCCTATAGCGGGACGAAAATCGTTCTGAACCTGCACCGCTCTCCGTTCGAGGAATCGGTCAACAACAATACGGCCGGCGTCCAGGCGGTGTCGCCGAATCCGCGGACGTTTGAAATCTCGGCCTGCGGCACGCTGCAGCTGGTGGATGCCCGCGATGATCTGGCGCTTTTTTACGAGCCGGGCAAAGAAATCGAAACGTTCTCTTCCCCTCAAGAGATGCTGGATAAGATCCACTTCTATCTGAACCATGAAAAAGAAAGACGAGAGATAGCGCTGAACGCTCTGGAAAGAACGTACCGCGATCATACGTACGCTAATCGCCTGGACGAAATGCTGCGTCACATTTTCGGATGA
- a CDS encoding GT-D fold domain-containing glycosyltransferase: MAHRAQKAGLSRKTRTAARRAAGAKRPRPAGRRGGYGRYASGKRRRTAGRGNAAARRTAAGQGAYAPQPAKATAPPPPSPSPKAAASFPAVPFPAAESAAELSPAPGSAEFATREEAYAAGYREGLFAGGEAKLERLIPRHMMLPELTVDDVIAAGFHAVAGALSPLLRAADVFAAAERALSEGRPLSIVRLGDGEMLTLAHDTVLPVEEAMRWGAFLPYAGVQLPDPAAREALVAAVRAAGIIGIPQSRHPSYQGLLFPVFRHYGIDYRTLQLTTSTINYELNEEGYFARLLKGRRVLLIGDKAFALARVLRLWGADIAGSIAPVNGVGDVPRVMELARGIPFDLALAAAGIAAVILCERLAREHGKVTLDLGHLANKLISGEAVMPPIQEV, translated from the coding sequence ATGGCACATCGCGCTCAAAAAGCCGGCCTGTCCCGCAAAACGCGGACAGCGGCGAGAAGAGCGGCGGGGGCGAAGCGCCCCCGCCCTGCCGGAAGGCGCGGCGGCTACGGCCGGTACGCCAGCGGAAAGCGCCGCCGTACCGCCGGACGGGGCAACGCGGCGGCGCGGCGGACGGCGGCGGGCCAGGGTGCTTACGCGCCGCAGCCAGCCAAGGCAACGGCTCCCCCGCCGCCCTCGCCTTCGCCGAAAGCGGCGGCGTCTTTCCCGGCCGTGCCTTTCCCGGCCGCCGAATCGGCGGCCGAGCTTTCCCCCGCTCCCGGATCGGCGGAGTTCGCAACCCGCGAGGAGGCCTATGCCGCCGGGTACCGCGAGGGGCTGTTCGCGGGCGGGGAGGCGAAGCTGGAGCGGCTTATTCCCCGCCATATGATGCTGCCCGAACTGACGGTGGACGATGTCATCGCCGCCGGATTCCATGCCGTCGCCGGGGCGTTGTCCCCTTTGCTGCGGGCTGCCGACGTGTTTGCGGCCGCCGAGCGGGCCCTTAGCGAAGGTCGGCCGCTGTCCATCGTGCGCCTTGGCGACGGCGAAATGCTGACGCTCGCCCATGACACCGTCCTCCCGGTGGAGGAGGCGATGCGCTGGGGCGCTTTTTTGCCCTATGCGGGCGTACAGCTGCCGGATCCGGCCGCGCGCGAGGCGCTTGTCGCCGCCGTCCGCGCCGCCGGCATCATCGGTATCCCCCAATCTCGCCATCCCTCCTATCAGGGCTTGCTGTTTCCGGTGTTTCGCCATTACGGCATCGATTACCGCACGCTGCAGCTCACCACCTCTACGATCAATTACGAGTTGAACGAGGAGGGGTATTTCGCCAGGCTGCTTAAAGGCCGCCGCGTGCTTTTGATCGGCGATAAGGCTTTCGCCCTTGCGAGAGTCTTGAGGCTTTGGGGAGCCGATATTGCCGGCAGCATCGCCCCGGTCAACGGGGTGGGCGACGTGCCGCGGGTAATGGAGCTTGCGCGCGGCATCCCGTTTGACCTTGCCCTCGCCGCCGCAGGAATCGCCGCCGTCATTCTCTGTGAACGCCTCGCTAGAGAGCACGGCAAGGTGACGCTTGACCTTGGGCATCTGGCCAACAAATTGATCAGTGGAGAGGCGGTTATGCCGCCGATTCAGGAGGTGTAG
- a CDS encoding sugar phosphate nucleotidyltransferase: MKGVILAGGTGTRLYPLTRLINKHLLPVGNHPMVCYGIERLRQAGITDILIVIGKQSAGLYADYLGSGENFGVNLTYRVQESAGGIAEALELAEGFIPPGDKFVVLLGDNLFLDDLTPYVEKFKQQPPGSARVMLKPVDDPRRYGVPVFDVADPSLIAYIEEKPKKPKSNFSVTGIYMYDDAVFGIIRGIGRSARGELEITDVNNRYAKAGKLEYDVLQLWWGDAGTPESLQEASIRMRGVLP, encoded by the coding sequence ATGAAAGGTGTGATTTTGGCGGGAGGCACAGGAACGCGTTTATACCCGCTGACCCGGTTAATCAACAAGCATCTGCTTCCTGTCGGGAATCATCCGATGGTCTGTTACGGCATAGAACGGCTGCGTCAAGCCGGAATCACCGACATTCTCATAGTCATCGGCAAGCAGTCCGCCGGATTGTACGCGGATTATCTCGGCAGCGGCGAAAATTTTGGCGTAAACCTGACGTATCGCGTACAGGAGTCGGCGGGAGGCATCGCCGAAGCGCTGGAACTCGCCGAAGGATTTATTCCGCCCGGAGACAAATTCGTCGTACTGCTGGGCGATAACTTGTTTTTGGACGATTTGACCCCGTACGTGGAAAAGTTTAAGCAACAACCGCCGGGAAGCGCCCGGGTGATGCTGAAGCCGGTGGACGATCCCCGCAGATACGGCGTTCCGGTGTTCGACGTGGCCGATCCGAGCTTGATCGCCTACATCGAGGAAAAACCGAAAAAGCCGAAATCGAACTTTTCGGTCACCGGCATTTATATGTATGATGATGCCGTTTTCGGGATTATCCGCGGCATCGGCCGGTCGGCCCGCGGCGAGCTTGAGATTACGGACGTCAATAACCGCTATGCCAAGGCGGGCAAGCTGGAATACGACGTCCTTCAGCTGTGGTGGGGGGACGCCGGAACGCCGGAATCGCTGCAGGAGGCAAGCATCCGGATGCGTGGCGTCCTTCCCTGA
- a CDS encoding glycosyltransferase family 4 protein has protein sequence MEREKTAVITPGSFAAPSGKSSSVERMIEKMVPLAAEHVKIRIFGMADGHLPSQGWIGNVPIYRLPGGRLYLESILRHLRKWRPGTVDVHNRPLFAFQLKSRLPLARVLLTLHSTAFISPSCHPKPRMQQMLESVDGIVVGSEYLKQELLFRFPGLFTPIWVNPPGVSPEDFVPRWTPDGEALRRARLAEGGWENRKVVLFVGRLLPAKGAHHLLAAFPGVLRQVPEAMLIIVGGSCYGANRETDYVCKLQAMAEPFKDRVVFLPFTPYPKIADWYNTADCLVVPPSEEEAFGLVNIEAMASAVPVVAARTGGNPEIVADGYSGFLVPAAGRVGELADRIIRLLQDEALCKTMGLAGYELARSRFRWQHTAERWVEMICAGRVIPENAPQWKQQP, from the coding sequence ATGGAACGGGAAAAGACAGCGGTGATCACGCCCGGATCGTTCGCCGCGCCTTCAGGCAAAAGCAGTTCGGTGGAACGGATGATTGAAAAAATGGTCCCGCTCGCGGCGGAACATGTAAAAATCCGCATTTTTGGCATGGCGGACGGACATTTGCCTTCCCAGGGCTGGATCGGAAACGTTCCGATTTACCGTTTGCCCGGCGGGCGGCTCTATCTGGAGTCGATTTTGCGCCATTTGCGAAAATGGCGGCCCGGAACCGTTGACGTTCACAATCGGCCGCTGTTTGCTTTTCAGTTAAAAAGCCGCCTGCCGCTGGCCCGGGTGCTGCTTACCCTTCATTCCACCGCGTTTATTTCCCCTTCCTGCCACCCCAAACCCCGCATGCAGCAAATGCTCGAAAGCGTAGACGGGATTGTCGTGGGCAGCGAGTATTTGAAGCAGGAGCTGCTATTCCGCTTCCCCGGTCTTTTCACGCCGATTTGGGTCAATCCGCCGGGCGTCAGCCCGGAGGATTTCGTTCCGCGCTGGACGCCGGACGGAGAAGCGCTGCGCAGGGCGCGGCTGGCCGAAGGCGGGTGGGAAAACCGGAAGGTGGTCCTGTTCGTCGGCCGTCTGCTTCCGGCCAAAGGCGCGCACCATTTGCTGGCCGCGTTTCCGGGCGTGCTGCGTCAGGTGCCCGAAGCCATGCTGATCATCGTGGGCGGCAGTTGTTACGGCGCCAACCGGGAAACGGACTATGTCTGCAAGCTCCAAGCGATGGCGGAGCCCTTTAAGGACCGGGTTGTTTTTTTGCCGTTTACGCCTTATCCCAAAATCGCCGACTGGTACAATACCGCCGATTGCCTGGTCGTTCCGCCTAGCGAAGAAGAAGCGTTCGGCCTGGTCAACATCGAGGCGATGGCCTCGGCCGTGCCGGTCGTAGCGGCCCGTACGGGCGGAAATCCCGAAATCGTCGCGGACGGTTATTCCGGGTTTCTGGTGCCCGCGGCAGGGAGGGTTGGCGAGTTGGCGGACCGGATCATCCGGCTGCTGCAGGATGAAGCGCTGTGCAAAACGATGGGTCTGGCCGGATACGAGCTTGCCCGCAGCCGCTTCCGCTGGCAGCATACGGCCGAGCGGTGGGTCGAGATGATCTGCGCCGGCAGGGTCATTCCGGAAAACGCCCCGCAATGGAAACAGCAGCCTTAG